The Fusobacterium massiliense DNA window TTATTTCCAGATATTCCAAATCCTAATAAAATTGCTATACTTAATATTAATTTTTTCATCATAATTATTCCTCCTTATAAAATTATTTTATTTTTTTCTTAACTCAGTATAACAAGAATATTAGTTTAACAGAAGTCTGTATTAGTTAGTAAGTATAAACTTTTAGTTCATACAAAAAAAGAATTTATTTCTCAATAGATTCTTTTTATTTTTTTATTATTTTTGTAATTGCATTTAAAAAATTCTCTACATTTTTACTTGGATTAGGTGAATGTAAAATTCCATATGGAGTTTTAAAATTCCAATTAACTTCAACATTTTTTAATAATGGATGTATTACAAATTGTTTATTCATACCTATTAAAATACTATTAGTGTTCTCAGCTTGATTGAATACATCTAAATTGAAAAAATCAAAATCTACAATATTAATTTGAGAATGATTTTTTTCAATTTCATCTCTCAAATTATCCATAACTAAAAAGTTTCCCCTATTTAATAACATTATATTTTCTCCATAAAAATCTTCTATATTTAGAATATTCTTATTTATTAATTTATGATTTAAAGGAATAGCACAAGACAATTTTATAGTTTCTAAATAAAATGCAGAACATCCTGCTTTTTTCAACATTTTATTATCATATATTCCTGCAACTATATCTATTTTTTCTCCAAAATTCCCTAAAATCTCTTTTGCATTTTCAGGAGTATTTTCAAAAGGAATTAATTGCAGTTTTAAATTTTCTTCTTTAATTTTAAGGTTTGCCCATAAATCTATTATAGAAGTTTCAGGTGTCATTGGTGAAGTCCCAACTCTTATAGTATTTTGTATTTTTTTTTGTATGTTTTGAGCCTTTTCAATAGCAATTTTTGAAAATTTAATAATCTGTTTAGAATCTTTATAAAAAGATTTACCAGCTTCAGTAAGTTTTAATCCTCTATGTGTTCTTATAAAAAGTTTTATTCCTATTCTGTCTTCAAGAATATTTATTTGTTTTATAATTGCAGTTGGGCTGATATATAGGATTTCTGCTGCCCTTGTAAAACTTCCACTATCAGCAACTTTTAAAAAAGTATTAAGTTGTAAATTATACATTTTATTTCACTGATCCTTTTTCTAATCATAAAATAATTACTTTATTTTATTATAAATAAAATATAATGTTAAGAGTATTATTAAAATTTTTAACATTAAAAAGAAAGAAAATTGATATCTTTTTAAAGATAAAAGTTCTCTTACTAAAGTTTTAAAGTAACTTAGGTACATTAGAGTTTATTTTATCTATAATGTCAACTATTTTTTGTAAATCATTCCTATCTGTAAAAATATTATCAATTGATTTCCCTAAAATATCATTTGAAAGTTTAGGAATTTCACTTTTAGAGTAAGCTCCATATTTTACTATATTTTCAATTATTAAATTGATCAATTCAATTTGATTAGAGTTGAACTTTTCAGTATTTAAAAATTCAGAAAATTCTTTGTTAATAGCTTCTCTATCTAAACCAACCAAAGAACGAATAAAAATACCAAAACTTTCATTTTTACCATAGAGATTAGATATTTTTTCAATTTCAGAGTTATTTTCATTTTTTAGATTTTTAAGACTAACTTCTTCATTACTATATAGAAGTTGTCTTAGTTCTTTTAAATCTTCTTCATCTAATTCTATATTGTTTCTTAATTTCTTTATAGAAAGAAGTTCTTTATTTTTATCCAAGTATTTTTGAAACTTTTCTTTAGAATTAATATATGCAGAAGCAAAAATATTTATATCTTTTACTTCTGTAGAGATATATGCATCCTCAAAATCTCCTACAACATAATTTAAATGTTTTCCATCAGTATCTAAAAATATTGTTAATGGTTCAATAATATCCTTTAAATTTTTTAATTCTAAAATATCAATATTTTTTAGATAATTTTCCTCTTTTATTATTTTCATAATATAGTTAGCATTCTTTTGAATTTCTTTTATAGTTCCCTTCTTTGCCAAACCTTTTGCAATATCAGAAATCTCCATTTTTTCATTTTCTACTTTTTTATTATCAAATAATTTAAGTTGAATTTTTAAAATGAGATTTTCAAATTTCTTCTCCATCTCAGTTTTTTCTTTAAGAGAGAAAGGCAAAGAGCTTAGATTTTTTATAATTTCATCAACATCTTTTTCTTCTAAATTTTTTAAGACATCAATATTTTTATATTTTTTTACATAAGAAATTTTAGTTCTTACTGAGATATTCTCTTCATTTAAAGAAGCTATTAAATCATATATTTCACTCACTAAATCTTCCCAAAGTTTTTTATAGTTTTCATCCATTTGATATTCTAAATTTTGAAGTTTGTAAATCATTTTAATTTTATTTTCAAAAATTCTGCTAGATAATGATTTTCCTAATTTTGTATTATCTTCATCAAAGCTATCTTTCATTTCAAAATATGAGAAATTTCTACAAAAATCCAAAATTAAAAAATCCTTCTTGTCTTGACCAACTCCATATATATCTTTACACTTTCTTGTACCTCTACCTATCATTTGCCAAAATTTAGCTTTTGATTTAACTTTTTTATAAAAAACTAAATTTAATATTTGGGGAATATCTATCCCTGTATCAAGCATATCTACAGATACAGCTATTTGAGGAAGACTATTAGGATTAACAAATCTTTCTATTAATGTTTGTGCTTTTTCAACTTTTGTTGTTATCTTTTGACAAAATTCTCCATCAAGATTTTTATATAATTTATTAAAAGTTTCTACAATATGCTCAGCATGTTTATCGTTTTTAGCAAATATTATAGTTTTTCCTAATTTATCTCCAGATTCAATTTTATAGCCTTCTTCCATAAGAGTAGTAAGCACTTTACTGGTTGTTCCTTCATTAAAAAACCACGAATTTAAACTATCTCCAGAAATTTCTTCCGGTATATTATCTTCTTCATCAAAAAGACTTTCATATTTTTCTTTTTCTTCTTCTGAAAGTTTACTATAAACTATTCCATTTTCAGGATAATTTAAAGATATTTCTCTAATGTTAGGCAATAATAAAAACTCATCTTTTGCTGCTTCAAATAAATCATAAGAGTCTGTAGGTTCTTTTGAATTCATATCAAAAACTTTAAATGTATTTCTATCTATTTCATTTTTTGGAGTTGCAGTAAGTCCTAAAATTAAGCTATCAAAATATTCAAATAAATCTCCGTATTTTTGATAAATACTTCTATGTGCTTCATCAACGATAATTAAATCAAATGCTCCTACTCCATATTTATTAGTTCCATCCTCTCTACTTTTTTCTGATTCCGTCATCATTGTTTGATAAGTTGAAAATACAATTTTTGCATTATCTCTATCTTTTTCTGATACTAAATCAACAAAAGTATAGTCAGGTAAAGAATTTTTAAAACTATTTAATGCTTGTTTAACAAGAGCTACTCTATCCGCTAAAAATAAAGTTCTTTTAACCATATTTAATTTTGACAAACAGTCTACAACTGAAATAGCGACTCTTGTTTTCCCAGAACCTGTTGCCATAACAAGTAAAGATTTTCTATTCCCTGAAATATAATTTTCTATCGCTTTTTTTACAGCTCTCTCTTGATAATATCTATTTATTATTTTTTCATTTATAGAAATATCATTTGAAGTAATCTTTTTATTCCTTCTAGCTACAATTTTTAAAAGTTCTTCTTTTCTATAAAAACCATATACTCTTCTAGGGATTGAATTTTTATTCTCATATATAAAAATTTCAAAACCATTAGTAACAAATCTTATTGGAAAGAAATTGAATTTTTTCTCTAAGGCTTCTGCATATTCTAAAGCTTGAAATTCTCCTTTTTTTGCATTACATGAAGTTTTTTTAGCTTCTATTATTGCAAGTGGAAAAGTAGAGTCTCCCCATAAAATATAATCTACATTTCCTTTTCCAGAGCCTGTACTTTTTAATCCTTCAACCTCATATTCAACCATATTCCTATCATTTACATTCCAACCTGCTTTCATAAGCAAGAAATCTATAAACAATTTTCTAGTTTCTTTTTCAGAAAAGTTACTATTGTTTATTTTTGTATTACGTTTTTTAATAGGTACTTCCTCTATTTTTTCGATATTATTTTTTACATCATCATCTGTTATCTTAATATCATTTATGTTTTCTTCTTTAAATGATGAATTTATAATATATTTTTCATCAAATTTTATATCATCACTTTTTAGAGTATTTCCATAACAATAAGCTATCCAAATTGTAAAATCAAAAATTCCTTTTAAACAATTTAAAGCAATATCTTTGCTTAAAGATAGGTTTTTATTTGTATCAGTAATTATATTTTTTAACATATGAGCAGCATCATTACCAAATTTTCTAATAAGATTGAGACCTGCTACTTGACTATCATTTTGAAATAAATCTTTAAATTCTCTTTTATTGATAAGTTCATTTAAAGAAAGTCCAGTATATGAAGTCTGAATATTTTCAAATTTATATACTAGGGCAACACAAAATTCAAGTGCCAATCTTGAGTAAATAGCACTTGTCCTAGGCTTGATATAACAATTTTTTTCAGCTTCTAAACACAGTTCATATAAATCTACAAACTCATCTTTTAAAAAATCAAAATTACTCATTAATTTTGTTCCCCCTCTTGATGTTTTAAATAAATTTATTTGAAATTGAAGAAACATTTTAACTTAACAACTTAACCAATATATTTTCTATGTGAAATTTTTACATTATTTTGGCTAACCATTGCATATTGCAAAGTAGTATCTATTTTTTGATGTCCTAATAATTGTTGAACTTGTTCTATAGGCATACCCTTATCTATTGCTTTTGTTGCTAAAGTTCGTCTAAATTTATGTGGGTGTACCTTAGTAATATTTAATTTTTTCCCAAGTTCTCTAAGCATTATTTCAACACCACTAATTTGCAATCTTTTATGTGGCTTTAAAAGAGAAACAAAAAGTGCAGAATTATCATCATCTCTTGTTTTCAAATAATTATGCAGATGAATTTTAGTTCTTGCATCAAAATATACCTTTCTTTCTTTATCTCCCTTTCCAAATACAACACATTCTCTTCCTTCAAAATCAATATCTTCTATATTTAATTTTACCAATTCTCCAACTCTCATTCCTGTTGAAGCTAAAATATCAATAATAGCTAAATCTCTCAAAGATTTACAATTATCTCTCATAATTTCCATTGCTTCATCAGAATAAGTTTCTTTTACTACTGTTCCTGTTTTTACTTTATGTATTCTTCTAACAGGGCTTTTTAAAATATAGTCTTCCTCTTCAAGCCAAGCAAAAAAGCTTGAAAAAATTCTTCTAATATTATCTATTGTTATTTTACTTGCATTTCCTTCTTTTTGATAATTATCTAAATATTCTCTTAAATCATTTGTTGTAATATGTTTAATAGACTTCTCTATTTTTTTAAATAAGTTTTCTATTGTTGCCTTATAGTATTTTAATGATTTTCTTGAACAACCTTCAACATGTTTAGCTGATAAAAAAGCTTCTAAATATTCAATATTTTGCTTTTCATCTATATCAGCACCTTCTTTTTTTACAATTTCTAAATCATATAAATAATGTGCAAGCACCTTATGTAATTTTTCCATTTGACCATTTGTTAATGTTGAAGACATAGCTTGTTTTATGTCTAAAATTAAAGTATCTACCATTTTTATTCCTCCTAAAATATTATACTTTAATTTTATCATATTCATATTTGTAAATTTGATGAATTTTTAAATCCTAAAATTCTCTTTTTTTCTTCCTCTATCAATGGTTCTACTAAAGATATGAAAGTTTCAATATCTTGATTTCTTAAAATACTCATATATTTTGCTCTATTTTCTACTGTAATAACAAAAGGAGTTAAGTTATTTTCTAACATTAAAGCAAGCATAATTAATCTTCCTGTTCTTCCATTCCCATCAGAAAAAGGATGTATTCTCTCAAATTTTATATGATATTCAAGAATTATTTTTAATTTTTCTCTATCAGAATAAGATTTTTTCAATTGAAAATTCATATTTTCAAACCATTCATTCATTTTATATGGAGTTTCACTTGGACTTGCTGTTTCAAAATTTGCTCCTCTTATATAGTTATAATCAGTTTTAAAATTTCCAGCATTATGATTTAATCTATTCAATAAAATTTTGTTAATTTCTTTTATCATATAAATATCTATTGTATTATTCTGTAATTCAGCTAGTAAAAATTTTAAAGCATCTGAATGTTTTAAAACTTCTAAAAATTCTCTCTTAGACATTGCATTGGGAATAATATCATCTAAAATAATAGTTGCAGTTTCATTTAATGTTAATGTATTTCCTTCAATTGCATTTGAATGATAAGTTATCCTTATATTTAAATCTTCTATATAGTCTTTAAAGAAGTTAGTTAATAAATTAAACACCTTTAACTCCTTTATTTATCGTAGTTTTATAAGGTTTTAAAATAATTGCTGAAATGATAAATTTCAATAAGTAGTGGAGTCTTTTTGAAATATTTTTATGAAAAATTAATTATCAAAATATTTAGATATTAAACTATCATATAAATTTTGAGCTATTTCTATAGATTTTTCAATTTCAAATTTCAATTTTTCAATTTTTTCTACTTTTTCAGCAAATTTATTTTGTAATTCTATTGGAGGTAATATTATAGAAAAATCTTCTAATTCTTTTGCATTAATATTTGCCATTCCAACAATATTTTTAGCTTTATTGTATAATAGTTTTTTCATAAATTCACTATTCATAAAAAATAATAAAAATTTAGAATGAATTAGATTAGAAGGTTTTATTCTTATTAGATAACCAGCAAAAGCCATAGGAATATCTAAATTAAATAAACCTGTCTTTCCTACTAACTCTTTACTGTTAGTTCTATTAAATAATAATTCCCCTTTTTTTAATAAAAATTTTTCTTTTTCACTATCACTAAGTTCTATATATTTTAAATCCTTATAATCCATTTCACCAGAATATGTTATATTATTCATTCTTAAAATAGGAAATTCACCTACTATAGAAGTTGCCTTTTTACTAGTTCCATATTGAGTTTGTACGACTTCTCCTAATTTTTTAATTTCCCAATTTTTATCATTAGTTTTTATATCACCAAACATCATAGTAAATAAAGATTTGTTAAAATTAGATAAAAGATTTATTTTTTTTTCATACATATCTAAAACTTCTTTTAAAGTATCTAGTTTCTTAACAATTTTATTTTGGATTTCTATTGTTGGTAAATCTAAAACAGGATTTATAAGGTTTTCTAATTTTATGTATTTTATTACTCCACCTATTGATACAGAACGCAAGGTTTCTAAATATTTATCTAAAAAATAGTAAATATATTTTATATTAACTTTTAGATTTTCTTTTTTTGTTAAAATATATGTTCGTTGATAGGCATTAAATTTCCCATAAAAATATTTTACATTTAAATTTCCATTCCCAGCAACTAAAACTGCTTCATCATCATAAGCATATGTATCTATTTTAAAAGTTTCTTCTGATGTTGTAAAAAATGGATATTTTCCTTTGTTATTAGCAGCATTAGCATCTAACTTTCCAGTTTTTATATTTACTAGTTCACCTAATTTTACTTTATTCTTCATCTAGCATCACTTTTAATTCTTTCAACTTTTCATCAATAGATTTTGAAAGTTCTTCTAATTTTTCTAAAATAACTTTAGGTTCTTCATATTCAACTTTTTCATAAACAATTTCTTTATATTTATTAATTGATAAATCATAGTCATTATCAACTATTTCTTGTTTAGAAACAAAGAAAGATTTATCAGTTCTTTTTCTATCTTTTTCACTTTCTAAGTTAGTAAATCTTTCTATAATATCTGGAATATCATTTTCTTCAACAGGATTTCTTTTATCATCAAGTGAATATCCATCAGCTGTCATATCATAAAACCAAACATTATCTGTTCCACCATTTCCAGTTTTAGTAAAAATTAAAATACCTGTTGATACCCCAGCATAAGGTTTAAACACTCCACTTGGCATAGAAATAACAGCTTCTAATTGATTATTTTCAATTAATTCTTTTCTTAAATTTTTATGTGCATTTGAAGCTCCAAACAATACTCCATCAGGAACAATAACAGCTCCTCTTCCTCCTATTTTTAAAAGTCTTAAAAATAAAGCAATGAATAATAATTCTGTTTTTTTAGTTTTTACTACTCTTGTTAGTGTATTAGAAAGTAGAGATTCATCAACACTTCCCTTAAATGGTGGATTAGCAAGGATTAATGTATAATCATTTTCTTCACTATAATCTGTTGAAAGTGAATCTATTCTTTTTAATTTAGGTGTTTTCATATCATGAAGTAATAAGTTCATTGCTGAAATACCTAACATTGTTGCATCGGTATCATTTCCATGTATCATAGAAGTTGAAAAATATTTCAAAATCTCTGGAGAAGTTGCTAAAATATCTCTGAAATTTTTCTTTATATATTCTATTGAACTTACTAAGAATCCAGATGTTCCACAAGCAGGGTCGATTATTTTATCATCAACAGTTGGTTTCATAAGTTCAACCATCATATTTATAATATGTTTAGGTGTTCTAAATTGTCCATTTTTACCAGAAGTTGATAATTTAGAAAGTAAATATTCGTATAAATCCCCTTTAGTATCTTTATCTTCAACCATTTGAGGATTATTAAATATTTCTTCAATAGTATCCATTGTATTTTGTAAAACAGCTGGTGTAGGAACTTTAAAAATAGCATTTTCCATATATTGAGAAAACACACTATCTTTATCTTCATCTAATTTTTTTATAAATTCAAAAGCTTCATTTCTAACCTTATCGTATAATTGTTTAGGGTCACCTAATTGTATAAGATTACTCCATCTAATATCTTGATGTTTTTCATCGAAAATAAATTTTTCATCAATATTTCCAAAAATACTTGCAAGTTGTTTTTCTTTTTCTTTTCTTTGTTCTTCTTGATCTAATCTCTTCATAAAAATAAGATAGGTAAGTTGTTCTATTACATCAACAGGGTTTGTTAAACCGCCAACCCAGAAATACTCCCACATTCTATCAACTTTGTTTTTAATTTCGCCAGTAATCATTTATCCCCCTCCATATTATCAATTTTAATAGTTTGACAAATTATTAAAATTTACTTTATTTTTATATAAAATAATAAAGTCTCTGACGTCCGTATTAGTTTGAAGAGCCTGTGTTCATTGAGCTCGTAGAACTCATACGGCTGTCAAGAGACTAATTTTTGCTATTTAATTTTATACTTTCCTAAAATAAAAAGAAACACAATAAACAAATTTAGTAAACTAAAATTTATCTATTGTGTTATATTATAACATAAATTAAAAAATATCTAAAATATTAATATACAAATATTTTTTTATATTTTCATAAAAACTTTTATCTATCTTTATTTTTACAATCACCTTATCTAAAAAAGATTTTTCTACATTATCAACCTCATAATCTTCTAAAACTTTTTCAAATTCAGATAATTTTTCATAAGGCAACTCTAACATAAGATTTATTTTTTCAACAAAATCAACTATCTCACTTTCACTTATAGAAAGTTTAGCTCCTTTTGCATAATTTCTTACCAGTCCTCCAGCTCCTAACTTTATTCCACCAAAATACCTTGTTACAACGACAACCAAATTAGTTACTCCCATATATGTTATTATTTCTCCAATTGGTTTTCCTGCTGTTCCACTAGGCTCTCCATCATCATCAACCTTAAAAAATTCTAAACCATTGTTAGTTATCTTATATGCCGAACAGTTATGAGTTGCATCTTTATGTTTGTTTTTTATATAATTTATAAAATCTTCTGCTTCTTCCTTAGTTTGTACTGGTTTTACATACCCTATAAAGCGAGATTTTTTTTCTTCAAATTCTATGTTTGTTTCATTTTTTATTGTTTTCATTTATTCACCTTTTGATATTTTTTAACTATAATTACAATACTTATTAATATATAAACATATAGCAATTTTGGGTTGGAGTAAGTTAGAGACATATACGGAACATCTGAAAATACTTTTATTAGATACTCCAATATATAATACAAAACTTTTATAAAAGGACTTAAAATAAAGCCTAAATAAAAATTTTCTAAAAATAATGCTATATAATTTAATGAAATATAAAATGTTGCTAAAGGTAGTATTAATAAGTTAGAAAAAATTGATAAGAATGGAATAGTTTCAAAATAATATACTGTAATTGGAGCTAAAAATAATTGTATACTGAGAGTAAAAATGAGATAATCTAATACTTTAAATCTTTTTAAATTTATCTTTCTAGCAATCGGATATATGTAAATAATAGAAATCATTGCTAAGTAAGATAATTGAAATGAAATTGAAAAAATAACTGTTGGATTTATCATAGCAGAAATATAAGCACTAATAAAAAGTGTCTTTTCCATATCCACTTTTTCGTATAATATTTTTCCAAAAATATAAATAATAACCATTATATATGCCCTAGTAAACGATGGACTTTCCTTTACTGAAAAATAGTATATCGTTGTTGTTATCAATAAAACTATTTCTATTATTTTTTTATTATTAAAAAATTTTTTAAAGAAAAAATAAAATATACTCACAACTAAGCCAATATGTAAACCAGACATAGCAAACATATGAGAAAGTCCAATATATCTTATTTTTTCCTGTAAATCTTTTTTTATTCGAGTGTTATCTCCCAATAAAATTGCCCTATTCATATTTTTTATGGAATAATAATAATTTTTTTCTAGTCTTTCAAAAACATTTGATAAATACTTTTCAAAAAAATTTCCTTCTATTTTTTGTGATTTTATTTCTTCTAAATTCAAAAAACTTAAATCGTTATAATATTTTATAGATTGAATCTGATAATATCCTAAATAATGACCATTTTCTTTTAAATTTATTCTGGCATAATATTTTTTTAAAGGATACTTCCCATTAATTTTTAAAATTTTAGCTTTTCCATCTTCTACATTCAATTCTATTTTATAAACTTCTTTCTGAAAAATTTCTGTTATTCTAATTGCTGTAGAAAATCTAAGCATAAAAGCAATAGATAAAAACATAATTATAAATAACTTTTTCATAATCAGTCTCCTGTTTTATTTTTTTTCTTCATATTTATAATAAAAAATAAAAGAAATCACAAAGAAAAATACAGAGCTCAAA harbors:
- a CDS encoding LysR family transcriptional regulator, which codes for MYNLQLNTFLKVADSGSFTRAAEILYISPTAIIKQINILEDRIGIKLFIRTHRGLKLTEAGKSFYKDSKQIIKFSKIAIEKAQNIQKKIQNTIRVGTSPMTPETSIIDLWANLKIKEENLKLQLIPFENTPENAKEILGNFGEKIDIVAGIYDNKMLKKAGCSAFYLETIKLSCAIPLNHKLINKNILNIEDFYGENIMLLNRGNFLVMDNLRDEIEKNHSQINIVDFDFFNLDVFNQAENTNSILIGMNKQFVIHPLLKNVEVNWNFKTPYGILHSPNPSKNVENFLNAITKIIKK
- a CDS encoding DEAD/DEAH box helicase family protein; the protein is MSNFDFLKDEFVDLYELCLEAEKNCYIKPRTSAIYSRLALEFCVALVYKFENIQTSYTGLSLNELINKREFKDLFQNDSQVAGLNLIRKFGNDAAHMLKNIITDTNKNLSLSKDIALNCLKGIFDFTIWIAYCYGNTLKSDDIKFDEKYIINSSFKEENINDIKITDDDVKNNIEKIEEVPIKKRNTKINNSNFSEKETRKLFIDFLLMKAGWNVNDRNMVEYEVEGLKSTGSGKGNVDYILWGDSTFPLAIIEAKKTSCNAKKGEFQALEYAEALEKKFNFFPIRFVTNGFEIFIYENKNSIPRRVYGFYRKEELLKIVARRNKKITSNDISINEKIINRYYQERAVKKAIENYISGNRKSLLVMATGSGKTRVAISVVDCLSKLNMVKRTLFLADRVALVKQALNSFKNSLPDYTFVDLVSEKDRDNAKIVFSTYQTMMTESEKSREDGTNKYGVGAFDLIIVDEAHRSIYQKYGDLFEYFDSLILGLTATPKNEIDRNTFKVFDMNSKEPTDSYDLFEAAKDEFLLLPNIREISLNYPENGIVYSKLSEEEKEKYESLFDEEDNIPEEISGDSLNSWFFNEGTTSKVLTTLMEEGYKIESGDKLGKTIIFAKNDKHAEHIVETFNKLYKNLDGEFCQKITTKVEKAQTLIERFVNPNSLPQIAVSVDMLDTGIDIPQILNLVFYKKVKSKAKFWQMIGRGTRKCKDIYGVGQDKKDFLILDFCRNFSYFEMKDSFDEDNTKLGKSLSSRIFENKIKMIYKLQNLEYQMDENYKKLWEDLVSEIYDLIASLNEENISVRTKISYVKKYKNIDVLKNLEEKDVDEIIKNLSSLPFSLKEKTEMEKKFENLILKIQLKLFDNKKVENEKMEISDIAKGLAKKGTIKEIQKNANYIMKIIKEENYLKNIDILELKNLKDIIEPLTIFLDTDGKHLNYVVGDFEDAYISTEVKDINIFASAYINSKEKFQKYLDKNKELLSIKKLRNNIELDEEDLKELRQLLYSNEEVSLKNLKNENNSEIEKISNLYGKNESFGIFIRSLVGLDREAINKEFSEFLNTEKFNSNQIELINLIIENIVKYGAYSKSEIPKLSNDILGKSIDNIFTDRNDLQKIVDIIDKINSNVPKLL
- the xerA gene encoding site-specific tyrosine recombinase/integron integrase; amino-acid sequence: MVDTLILDIKQAMSSTLTNGQMEKLHKVLAHYLYDLEIVKKEGADIDEKQNIEYLEAFLSAKHVEGCSRKSLKYYKATIENLFKKIEKSIKHITTNDLREYLDNYQKEGNASKITIDNIRRIFSSFFAWLEEEDYILKSPVRRIHKVKTGTVVKETYSDEAMEIMRDNCKSLRDLAIIDILASTGMRVGELVKLNIEDIDFEGRECVVFGKGDKERKVYFDARTKIHLHNYLKTRDDDNSALFVSLLKPHKRLQISGVEIMLRELGKKLNITKVHPHKFRRTLATKAIDKGMPIEQVQQLLGHQKIDTTLQYAMVSQNNVKISHRKYIG
- a CDS encoding Fic family protein; protein product: MFNLLTNFFKDYIEDLNIRITYHSNAIEGNTLTLNETATIILDDIIPNAMSKREFLEVLKHSDALKFLLAELQNNTIDIYMIKEINKILLNRLNHNAGNFKTDYNYIRGANFETASPSETPYKMNEWFENMNFQLKKSYSDREKLKIILEYHIKFERIHPFSDGNGRTGRLIMLALMLENNLTPFVITVENRAKYMSILRNQDIETFISLVEPLIEEEKKRILGFKNSSNLQI
- a CDS encoding restriction endonuclease subunit S — translated: MKNKVKLGELVNIKTGKLDANAANNKGKYPFFTTSEETFKIDTYAYDDEAVLVAGNGNLNVKYFYGKFNAYQRTYILTKKENLKVNIKYIYYFLDKYLETLRSVSIGGVIKYIKLENLINPVLDLPTIEIQNKIVKKLDTLKEVLDMYEKKINLLSNFNKSLFTMMFGDIKTNDKNWEIKKLGEVVQTQYGTSKKATSIVGEFPILRMNNITYSGEMDYKDLKYIELSDSEKEKFLLKKGELLFNRTNSKELVGKTGLFNLDIPMAFAGYLIRIKPSNLIHSKFLLFFMNSEFMKKLLYNKAKNIVGMANINAKELEDFSIILPPIELQNKFAEKVEKIEKLKFEIEKSIEIAQNLYDSLISKYFDN
- a CDS encoding type I restriction-modification system subunit M, which gives rise to MITGEIKNKVDRMWEYFWVGGLTNPVDVIEQLTYLIFMKRLDQEEQRKEKEKQLASIFGNIDEKFIFDEKHQDIRWSNLIQLGDPKQLYDKVRNEAFEFIKKLDEDKDSVFSQYMENAIFKVPTPAVLQNTMDTIEEIFNNPQMVEDKDTKGDLYEYLLSKLSTSGKNGQFRTPKHIINMMVELMKPTVDDKIIDPACGTSGFLVSSIEYIKKNFRDILATSPEILKYFSTSMIHGNDTDATMLGISAMNLLLHDMKTPKLKRIDSLSTDYSEENDYTLILANPPFKGSVDESLLSNTLTRVVKTKKTELLFIALFLRLLKIGGRGAVIVPDGVLFGASNAHKNLRKELIENNQLEAVISMPSGVFKPYAGVSTGILIFTKTGNGGTDNVWFYDMTADGYSLDDKRNPVEENDIPDIIERFTNLESEKDRKRTDKSFFVSKQEIVDNDYDLSINKYKEIVYEKVEYEEPKVILEKLEELSKSIDEKLKELKVMLDEE
- a CDS encoding IMPACT family protein; its protein translation is MKTIKNETNIEFEEKKSRFIGYVKPVQTKEEAEDFINYIKNKHKDATHNCSAYKITNNGLEFFKVDDDGEPSGTAGKPIGEIITYMGVTNLVVVVTRYFGGIKLGAGGLVRNYAKGAKLSISESEIVDFVEKINLMLELPYEKLSEFEKVLEDYEVDNVEKSFLDKVIVKIKIDKSFYENIKKYLYINILDIF
- a CDS encoding ComEC/Rec2 family competence protein, which translates into the protein MKKLFIIMFLSIAFMLRFSTAIRITEIFQKEVYKIELNVEDGKAKILKINGKYPLKKYYARINLKENGHYLGYYQIQSIKYYNDLSFLNLEEIKSQKIEGNFFEKYLSNVFERLEKNYYYSIKNMNRAILLGDNTRIKKDLQEKIRYIGLSHMFAMSGLHIGLVVSIFYFFFKKFFNNKKIIEIVLLITTTIYYFSVKESPSFTRAYIMVIIYIFGKILYEKVDMEKTLFISAYISAMINPTVIFSISFQLSYLAMISIIYIYPIARKINLKRFKVLDYLIFTLSIQLFLAPITVYYFETIPFLSIFSNLLILPLATFYISLNYIALFLENFYLGFILSPFIKVLYYILEYLIKVFSDVPYMSLTYSNPKLLYVYILISIVIIVKKYQKVNK